In the genome of Amphiura filiformis chromosome 4, Afil_fr2py, whole genome shotgun sequence, one region contains:
- the LOC140150068 gene encoding medium-chain acyl-CoA ligase ACSF2, mitochondrial-like, producing MSQKLTKSYIHVPEKTPFSGKSIGQRFNEVANQIPNKEMYVFYADKERITFRQMQEGSQQFAGGLLKLGLKKGDTLGIWGGNHYEWLLAYLASLQIGVITVNMRIDFPLSVQQEVIQRLGMKVVVLMRSPSDMCDRASQIIPELLTNAADNLNCQITPSLKSVINAGTNQCKGMISLADFMKMGKGFDRRTVTKAIDRVDFDDPISVTFTSGSTGFPKGVTHTHKSLLMFPEIALRIKEDADGNPIQCSSRYALIMSFGGGGAQVGALVPMVMGDTTIVVGPTFDAQVLANVIQDERVTGSGLLIHHLNDILSLPNLDDYDFSSFQACLAGGTIIPHSLRQRATKITKHLLLGYAGTEGFGAIQSPTDPIEILHSPGYVPVDGSEVKIIGDDGQILPINEIGEICFRGRTLFLCYWGEEEKTKAAKKPNGWYHTGDLGTLDESGYLRVVGRKAERIIKEGINIAPGNLEKVLDEHPAVSNVMVVGVPDGRTSEEVCACIRLHPSAKVTSDELKEFCRGKVSDFLVPKYILFMEDAFPTTETGKFARMKIVEQAKTILGL from the exons ATGTCGCAAAAGCTAACAAAAAGTTACATCCATGTGCCAGAGAAAACACCGTTTTCGGGTAAGAGCATTGGGCAGAGATTCAACGAAGTGGCTAATCAGATCCCGAATAAAGAGATGTATGTATTTTATGCAGATAAAGAACGAATAACTTTCAGACAAATGCAAGAAGGA AGTCAGCAGTTTGCCGGCGGTTTGCTGAAGCTGGGTTTGAAGAAAGGAGATACGCTAGGAATTTGGGGTGGAAACCATTACGAGTGGCTACTGGCATACCTAGCTTCGCTGCAAATTGGTGTCATCACG GTTAATATGAGGATCGACTTTCCGTTGAGTGTTCAGCAAGAAGTCATTCAAAGG CTCGGAATGAAAGTCGTCGTTTTGATGAGATCGCCGTCTGATATGTGTGACAGAGCCAGCCAAATTATACCAGAGTTGCTGACAAATGCTGCCGATAATCTCAATTGCCAAAT CACACCAAGCTTGAAGTCTGTCATAAATGCAGGAACCAATCAATGCAA AGGGATGATTTCATTGGCGGATTTCATGAAAATGGGCAAAGGATTTGACAGAAGAACAGTGACGAAAGCTATAGACCGAGTTGATTTTGACGATCCTATAAGTGTTACATTCACCTCG GGTTCAACTGGATTTCCCAAAGGTGTGACCCATACACATAAATCGTTGCTGATGTTTCCAGAGATTGCCTTGCGAATTAAAGAAGATGCAGACGGAAATCCCATACAATGT tcatccaggtatgcCCTGATCATGTCGTTTGGGGGAGGCGGTGCACAGGTGGGAGCATTAGTGCCCATGGTTATGGGAGATACTACTATCGTTGTGGGTCCTACGTTTGATGCTCAAGTATTAGCAAATGTTATCCAGGATGAAAG aGTTACCGGATCCGGATTGCTCATTCACCATTTGAACGACATTTTAAGTTTGCCAAACCTCGACGATTATGATTTTTCATCTTTTCAAGCTT GTTTGGCAGGTGGCACCATCATTCCTCATTCATTACGCCAAAGAGCCACAAAGATCACTAAACATTTATTG CTAGGATACGCTGGTACAGAGGGGTTTGGAGCCATACAATCACCCACAGATCCGATTGAAATTCTACACAGCCCTGGATACGTCCCAGTGGATGGTTCGGAG GTGAAGATTATTGGTGATGATGGTCAGATACTACCAATCAATGAGATTGGAGAAATCTGCTTTAGAGGTCGGACTTTATTTTTATGTTACTGGGGAGAAGAAGAGAAGACAAAAGCAGCCAAGAAACCAAATGGATGGTACCACACAGG GGACCTGGGAACGTTAGATGAAAGTGGGTACCTTCGGGTTGTCGGAAGAAAAGCG GAACGCATCATCAAAGAAGGGATCAACATAGCGCCTGGTAACTTGGAGAAAGTCTTGGACGAACATCCTGCAGTTAGTAATGTCATG GTTGTAGGAGTTCCTGATGGACGGACTTCTGAAGAAGTGTGCGCCTGTATCAG GCTTCACCCTTCTGCTAAAGTTACCTCAGATGAGTTGAAGGAATTTTGCAGAGGCAAG GTATCCGATTTTCTTGTTCCAAAGTACATACTCTTCATGGAGGATGCCTTTCCAACAACGGAGACGGGCAAA TTTGCCAGAATGAAGATTGTTGAACAAGCTAAAACGATACTTGGATTATAG